One stretch of Deltaproteobacteria bacterium DNA includes these proteins:
- a CDS encoding strawberry notch family protein has translation VARDLKALGLYQARALAYDGVEVDILVHELSQEQRRIYDAYAGAFKVIHANIECEGTK, from the coding sequence GGTCGCCAGGGACCTGAAGGCCCTGGGGCTCTACCAGGCCCGGGCGCTGGCCTATGACGGGGTGGAGGTGGACATCCTGGTGCACGAGCTCTCGCAGGAACAGCGGCGCATCTACGACGCCTATGCCGGCGCGTTCAAGGTCATCCACGCCAACATCGAATGTGAGGGGACAAAATAA